A genomic stretch from Rhodomicrobium vannielii ATCC 17100 includes:
- the prmC gene encoding peptide chain release factor N(5)-glutamine methyltransferase: protein MTTFAELVRYLAERFRQAGIESAALDARLLSAYAAGFSSEEIVTKRDTALPPEILDRAIAVAQRRFAGEPVSRIVGTREFWGMPFGLSPHTLDPRPDTEVLVDAGLAWCRKHDLANAPLRILDLGTGTGCILAALLSELPKATGVGVDRSEGALRTARANFARLGLSSRAFFFCGDWGVALADATFDIIACNPPYIETADIAGLCAEVRDFDPALALDGGKDGLKAYRDIVPQASRLLRVPGLLIFETGHRQARSVRDMVTELDAGFQTEIFLDLAGIERAVAGVRQSGGDAGPGKKKVGNPVGSG, encoded by the coding sequence ATGACGACATTCGCGGAATTGGTGCGCTATCTCGCCGAGCGGTTCCGGCAGGCTGGCATCGAGTCGGCGGCGCTCGATGCGCGGCTTCTCTCGGCATATGCCGCCGGGTTTTCGTCGGAAGAAATTGTCACGAAGCGCGATACTGCGCTTCCGCCGGAAATTCTGGACCGCGCCATTGCGGTGGCGCAACGGCGATTTGCGGGCGAGCCGGTTTCGCGCATCGTAGGGACGCGCGAGTTCTGGGGTATGCCGTTCGGACTGTCGCCACACACGCTCGATCCTCGTCCGGACACGGAGGTTCTCGTCGATGCAGGGTTGGCGTGGTGCCGCAAGCATGATCTCGCGAATGCGCCGCTTCGCATCCTTGACTTGGGGACCGGGACGGGCTGCATCCTTGCCGCGCTGCTGTCAGAGTTGCCGAAAGCGACCGGCGTCGGCGTCGATCGAAGCGAAGGCGCGCTTCGAACGGCAAGGGCGAATTTCGCGCGGCTTGGCCTCTCGTCCCGAGCGTTTTTCTTTTGTGGAGACTGGGGCGTAGCGCTTGCCGATGCAACTTTCGACATCATCGCGTGTAATCCTCCTTACATTGAAACCGCCGACATAGCGGGGTTGTGCGCCGAGGTGCGGGATTTCGACCCAGCGCTTGCGCTGGACGGGGGAAAAGACGGGCTTAAGGCGTACCGGGATATAGTGCCGCAAGCTTCGCGCCTTTTGCGTGTGCCAGGGCTTCTGATTTTCGAGACGGGACATCGTCAGGCCCGATCGGTTCGAGACATGGTGACGGAGCTTGATGCCGGATTCCAAACGGAAATATTCCTGGATCTGGCGGGGATCGAGCGGGCCGTTGCAGGAGTGAGACAGTCGGGCGGTGACGCGGGACCCGGCAAAAAAAAGGTTGGAAATCCGGTTGGATCGGGATAG
- the ptsP gene encoding phosphoenolpyruvate--protein phosphotransferase, whose amino-acid sequence MPWTQRPPWVLIRSLRAIMASASEPQAKLDSIVKVIASNMIAEVSSIYVRLPDESLELFATEGLKKEAVHALRMNKGEGLVGLIADWGQPINLPDAQKHPSFSYKPETGEENYHSFLGVPIVRERRTIGVLTVQNKIERRYTTEEVEALETTAMVLAELIGSGAFAGAVSHSPGRRETSVTIKGTPLADGLALGHIALHEPRPVVLKFFADNIPAELKRLEDALERLKDDIKRHLEHEDSPQDSEHQAVLEAVQMLANDKGWARRMRDAVMAGLTAEAAVERVQQNMRTQLMKVGDDFWRERSHDIDDLSTRLLRTLQGQETHVERLPNDAILVARNMGAAELLSYDPRKLRGLVIEEGGATSHVSIVARSFNLAVLVQVPDVLSIADHGDPAILDAATGQFHVRPSLELIRAYADKARFRARRQARFSKLRHVQAITKDGERILLNMNAGLTVDLPHLYQSGADGIGLYRTELQFMVASRFPKMEEQRKTYNRILDMAGGRRVIFRSLDVGGDKVLPYLRRVKEENPALGWRAIRMSLDRPALFRTQARALMRAAAGRELSLMLPFIADVSELLGAKALIDKEVEHAKKHSHELPSEMRVGVMVEIPAILYQLDQILPLVDFISVGSNDLLQFLFAADRENDRVARRFDPLHSSALKVLREIAAKAVAHKTEFALCGEMAGRPVDAMALLGLGFRSISMAPASVGPIKAMVLSLDTKKLGETLNGLVDGNCPTIRRELTEFARKENIDI is encoded by the coding sequence ATGCCCTGGACTCAACGTCCCCCATGGGTGCTGATCCGAAGCTTGCGGGCAATCATGGCGAGTGCGTCAGAGCCGCAAGCCAAGCTGGACAGCATCGTAAAAGTCATAGCCTCGAACATGATTGCCGAGGTGAGCTCGATCTATGTCCGCCTGCCGGATGAATCGCTCGAACTTTTCGCCACCGAAGGGCTGAAGAAAGAAGCTGTTCACGCGCTCCGCATGAATAAGGGCGAGGGTCTCGTCGGTCTCATCGCCGACTGGGGACAACCCATCAATTTGCCTGATGCTCAGAAGCATCCCTCATTCTCCTACAAGCCTGAGACAGGCGAAGAGAACTACCACTCCTTCCTCGGCGTACCGATCGTGCGCGAGCGGCGTACCATCGGCGTGCTCACCGTGCAGAACAAGATCGAGCGACGCTATACGACGGAAGAGGTGGAGGCGCTTGAAACGACGGCCATGGTGCTAGCGGAACTCATCGGATCGGGCGCTTTCGCGGGCGCGGTATCCCACTCGCCGGGGCGGCGCGAAACTTCGGTCACGATCAAGGGCACGCCGCTCGCTGACGGTCTGGCGCTCGGCCACATCGCGTTGCACGAGCCGCGCCCCGTTGTGCTGAAATTCTTCGCGGACAACATCCCGGCGGAGCTGAAGCGTCTCGAAGACGCGCTCGAACGCCTCAAGGACGACATCAAGCGCCATCTCGAACACGAGGACTCGCCGCAAGACAGCGAGCACCAGGCCGTTCTCGAAGCCGTGCAAATGCTGGCGAACGACAAAGGCTGGGCGCGGCGCATGCGCGACGCGGTGATGGCCGGTCTCACGGCCGAAGCGGCGGTCGAACGCGTTCAGCAGAACATGCGCACGCAGCTCATGAAGGTCGGCGACGACTTCTGGCGCGAGCGCAGCCACGACATCGACGACCTGTCGACCCGGCTGCTGCGCACGCTGCAAGGCCAGGAGACGCACGTCGAGCGCCTGCCGAACGACGCCATTCTCGTCGCCCGCAACATGGGAGCGGCCGAGCTTCTGAGCTATGACCCGCGCAAGCTGCGCGGCCTCGTCATCGAGGAGGGCGGCGCGACATCGCACGTGTCCATCGTGGCGCGCTCGTTCAATCTCGCGGTGCTCGTGCAGGTGCCGGACGTGCTGTCGATCGCCGACCATGGCGACCCCGCGATCCTCGACGCTGCAACCGGGCAATTCCACGTTCGCCCGTCGCTCGAACTCATCCGCGCCTATGCCGACAAGGCGCGTTTTCGCGCGCGGCGACAAGCCCGCTTCTCCAAGCTCCGCCACGTGCAGGCGATCACGAAGGACGGCGAACGCATTCTGCTCAACATGAATGCCGGGCTCACCGTCGATCTGCCGCATCTCTACCAGAGCGGCGCGGATGGCATCGGCCTGTACCGCACCGAGCTTCAGTTCATGGTCGCGTCGCGCTTCCCGAAGATGGAAGAGCAGCGCAAAACCTATAACCGCATCCTCGATATGGCGGGCGGGCGGCGTGTCATCTTCCGCTCGCTCGACGTGGGCGGCGATAAGGTTTTGCCCTATCTGCGGCGCGTGAAGGAAGAAAACCCGGCGCTGGGCTGGCGCGCGATCCGCATGTCACTCGACAGGCCCGCGCTGTTCCGCACGCAGGCCCGTGCGCTGATGCGCGCGGCGGCGGGGCGAGAGCTTTCGCTCATGCTGCCCTTCATCGCCGACGTTTCCGAGCTTCTCGGCGCGAAGGCGCTCATCGACAAGGAAGTCGAGCACGCAAAGAAGCACAGCCACGAACTGCCATCGGAGATGCGCGTCGGCGTGATGGTCGAAATTCCGGCCATCCTTTACCAGCTCGACCAGATCCTTCCGTTGGTGGATTTCATTTCGGTTGGCAGCAACGATCTGCTTCAATTCCTGTTCGCCGCGGATCGCGAAAACGACCGCGTCGCCCGCCGGTTCGATCCGCTGCACTCGTCGGCGCTCAAGGTACTGCGCGAAATCGCGGCAAAGGCCGTTGCGCACAAGACCGAGTTCGCGCTGTGCGGCGAAATGGCTGGGCGGCCCGTCGATGCAATGGCGCTGCTCGGGCTGGGCTTCCGCTCAATTTCGATGGCGCCGGCATCGGTTGGCCCCATCAAGGCCATGGTGCTTTCCCTCGACACGAAAAAGCTCGGCGAAACGCTGAACGGCCTCGTCGATGGAAACTGCCCGACCATCCGGCGCGAGTTGACCGAGTTTGCGCGGAAGGAAAACATTGATATCTAG
- the prfA gene encoding peptide chain release factor 1, translating to MASIPKDKLKRLVGRWETIQAQLSEGCDQETFKKLSKEFSDLDPLVAAIKTLEAAEEERDSLRQMIEDPAAEPDMAELAREELEAAEPRVEQLEHELQIMLLPKDAADEKSAILEVRAGTGGEEAALFAADLFRMYQRYADLKGWKVNVLSVSDADAGGFREIVASISGKGVFARMKFESGVHRVQRVPETENQGRIHTSAATVAVLPEAEEVDVEIREQDIRIDTMRASGAGGQHVNTTDSAVRITHIPTGIIVTSSEKSQHQNRARAMQVLRARLFDMERTRIDEARAAERKDQIGSGDRSQRIRTYNFPQGRVTDHRVNVTLYNLPQIMEGEGLDTIIDALITERQAGQLAAETTVHA from the coding sequence ATGGCATCCATACCGAAAGACAAACTGAAGCGGCTCGTTGGCCGCTGGGAAACGATCCAGGCGCAGCTTTCGGAAGGCTGCGATCAGGAGACGTTCAAGAAACTCTCGAAGGAATTTTCGGACCTCGATCCGCTGGTCGCGGCGATCAAGACGCTCGAAGCCGCTGAGGAAGAGCGCGATAGTCTCCGCCAGATGATCGAAGACCCGGCGGCCGAGCCGGACATGGCCGAGCTTGCGCGCGAGGAACTGGAGGCGGCCGAGCCGCGCGTCGAGCAGCTGGAGCACGAGCTTCAGATCATGCTGCTGCCGAAGGACGCGGCGGACGAAAAAAGCGCCATCCTCGAAGTTCGCGCGGGCACCGGCGGCGAGGAAGCCGCACTGTTCGCTGCGGACCTTTTCCGCATGTACCAGCGCTATGCGGACCTGAAGGGATGGAAAGTGAACGTGCTTTCGGTCAGCGACGCGGACGCAGGCGGCTTCAGGGAAATCGTGGCGAGCATCAGCGGCAAGGGCGTGTTCGCGCGGATGAAGTTCGAATCGGGTGTGCATCGCGTGCAGCGCGTGCCAGAGACGGAGAATCAGGGCCGCATCCACACCTCGGCAGCGACGGTGGCCGTGCTGCCGGAAGCCGAGGAAGTCGACGTCGAGATCCGCGAACAGGACATCCGCATCGACACCATGCGGGCGAGCGGCGCGGGCGGCCAGCACGTGAACACGACCGACTCGGCGGTTCGCATCACCCATATCCCGACCGGCATCATCGTGACGTCGAGCGAGAAATCGCAGCATCAGAACCGCGCACGCGCCATGCAGGTGCTCCGCGCGCGCCTGTTTGACATGGAGCGCACGCGCATCGATGAGGCCCGCGCAGCGGAACGCAAGGATCAAATCGGCTCCGGCGACCGCTCGCAACGCATCCGCACCTACAATTTCCCGCAGGGTCGCGTGACCGATCATCGCGTCAATGTGACGCTCTACAACCTGCCGCAGATCATGGAAGGCGAAGGGCTCGATACGATCATCGATGCGCTGATCACGGAGCGTCAGGCTGGTCAGCTTGCGGCGGAAACCACGGTCCATGCCTGA
- a CDS encoding aspartate kinase yields the protein MLLVMKFGGTSVADIARIRNSALHVKREVEAGNRVAVVVSAMAGHTNQLVGWCKEAHELYDLREYDAVVSSGEQVTAGLMAIILQSIGVKARSWQGWQIPLVTDGSHSVARIDRLETADLLASVEGGEVAVVAGFQGIAPSGRITTLGRGGSDTSAVALAAALKAERCDIYTDVDGVYTTDPRLVPDARRLPRISYEEMLEMASLGAKVLQTRSVELAMAQGVRVQVRSSFDNPESCEPARSGISEMCGTLVCDETEMLEHHVVSGIAYAKDEAKVTVLSIEDKPGVAASIFVPLSEANINVDMIVQNISEDGRKTDLTFTVAAAELPRALQVLRDNQDTIRYRDLRGDTDMVKVSVIGVGMRSHAGVAAEMFQALAGKSINIQAISTSEIKISVLIGAAHTEEAVNTLHSLFGLDRT from the coding sequence ATGCTGCTCGTCATGAAATTTGGCGGAACTTCCGTCGCAGACATCGCCCGCATCAGAAATTCGGCGCTCCACGTCAAGCGTGAGGTCGAGGCCGGCAATCGCGTCGCCGTCGTGGTTTCCGCCATGGCAGGCCACACGAACCAGCTCGTGGGGTGGTGCAAGGAAGCGCACGAGCTTTACGACCTGCGCGAGTATGACGCCGTTGTGTCGTCGGGTGAGCAGGTCACTGCGGGGCTGATGGCGATCATCCTCCAGTCCATCGGGGTCAAGGCGCGATCTTGGCAGGGGTGGCAAATCCCGCTTGTCACGGACGGCTCGCACAGCGTCGCCCGCATCGATCGCCTCGAAACCGCCGACCTGCTCGCGAGCGTCGAAGGCGGCGAAGTTGCCGTCGTGGCGGGCTTCCAGGGCATCGCCCCTTCAGGACGTATAACCACACTCGGACGCGGCGGTTCCGACACGAGCGCCGTCGCACTGGCCGCCGCCCTCAAGGCCGAGCGGTGCGACATCTACACCGACGTCGATGGCGTGTATACAACGGACCCTCGGCTTGTGCCAGACGCCCGAAGACTTCCGCGCATTTCGTATGAAGAGATGCTGGAAATGGCGTCTTTGGGAGCTAAAGTACTTCAGACGCGCTCTGTCGAGCTTGCAATGGCTCAAGGCGTGCGTGTACAAGTTCGTTCTAGCTTCGATAACCCTGAATCATGCGAACCCGCTCGCTCCGGAATATCCGAAATGTGCGGGACGCTCGTTTGCGACGAAACGGAAATGTTGGAACATCACGTTGTCAGCGGCATTGCATACGCGAAAGACGAGGCAAAGGTCACGGTGCTGAGCATCGAGGATAAGCCGGGCGTCGCCGCGAGCATTTTCGTGCCGCTGTCGGAAGCGAACATTAACGTGGACATGATCGTGCAGAACATTTCCGAGGATGGTCGCAAGACCGACCTCACTTTTACCGTGGCCGCAGCGGAGCTTCCGCGCGCGCTTCAGGTGCTGCGCGATAATCAGGACACCATCCGCTATCGCGACCTTCGCGGCGACACGGATATGGTGAAGGTGTCGGTTATCGGCGTCGGCATGCGTAGCCATGCCGGTGTGGCCGCCGAGATGTTTCAGGCCCTCGCCGGCAAGAGCATCAACATTCAGGCGATATCCACGTCGGAGATCAAGATCAGCGTACTCATCGGCGCGGCGCATACCGAGGAGGCGGTGAACACGCTGCATAGCTTGTTCGGCCTCGACCGAACCTGA